From a region of the Bdellovibrionales bacterium genome:
- a CDS encoding aldo/keto reductase — MEYRKLLGAGLNVPALTFGTATFGGGNEFFKTWGSTDVKEATRLIDLCLDNGVTFFDTANTYSTGMSEEILGEAMKGKRAQSLISTKATFPMGTGPNDYGSSRQFVMKACEDSLKRLQTDHIDLYYMHGFDALTPVEETLRALDDLVTSGKVRYIGCSNFSGWHLMKSLSVSERYGWSKYVAHQTYYSLAGRELEWELMPLSVDQKVSNIIWSPMAGGALSGKITRKTPPAPGSRSANMDFVVSAKSEHLFNIVDVLQEVAQETGKSVPQVALNWVLNKPTVSSIVIGARNEEQLKQNFGAVGWKLSPEHVAKLDKVSETKPIYPYWHQRQFPMLGH, encoded by the coding sequence ATGGAATACAGAAAATTATTAGGCGCTGGTTTGAATGTTCCAGCACTCACTTTCGGAACGGCTACCTTTGGTGGCGGCAATGAATTTTTTAAAACCTGGGGCAGCACCGACGTTAAAGAAGCCACTCGGCTGATCGATCTTTGTCTCGATAACGGCGTCACTTTTTTCGATACCGCAAATACTTACTCAACAGGTATGTCCGAAGAAATTTTGGGCGAAGCGATGAAGGGGAAACGTGCGCAATCCCTGATTTCAACCAAAGCGACTTTTCCCATGGGCACAGGGCCTAATGATTACGGCTCTTCTCGTCAGTTTGTCATGAAGGCCTGTGAAGACAGTTTAAAACGCCTGCAGACCGATCACATTGATCTTTATTATATGCACGGCTTTGATGCTTTAACTCCGGTGGAAGAAACACTCCGCGCTTTGGATGATCTCGTGACTTCGGGAAAAGTGCGTTACATTGGTTGTTCTAATTTTTCTGGCTGGCACTTGATGAAATCGCTATCGGTTTCAGAAAGATACGGCTGGAGCAAGTATGTCGCTCATCAAACGTACTATTCGCTGGCAGGCCGTGAACTCGAGTGGGAGCTCATGCCGCTTTCTGTGGATCAAAAAGTTTCCAATATTATTTGGAGCCCGATGGCTGGGGGAGCACTCTCAGGAAAAATCACCCGTAAAACGCCACCGGCACCGGGTTCGCGTTCTGCGAACATGGATTTTGTGGTGTCAGCGAAGTCGGAGCATTTGTTCAACATCGTCGATGTTCTTCAAGAGGTCGCGCAGGAAACCGGAAAGTCGGTGCCACAGGTCGCGCTCAACTGGGTTCTGAATAAACCCACAGTCAGCAGTATCGTGATTGGTGCTAGAAACGAAGAGCAGTTGAAGCAAAATTTCGGCGCTGTCGGCTGGAAATTAAGCCCTGAGCACGTCGCGAAGCTTGATAAAGTGAGTGAGACAAAACCGATTTATCCGTACTGGCATCAGCGCCAATTCCCAATGCTGGGACACTAA